In a genomic window of Nitrospira sp. ND1:
- a CDS encoding tetratricopeptide repeat protein, which produces MAFNMFRLRIALVAVALLGSAGCQSSPKIQQTVLPAPVGTNVAAVHHNDEGLLAYQQGQWESARQHFEAAITASPELAEAHYNLGMVLYRLGALSEGAAHFIKAANLAPGDKIIWNSPPLAGVSVPEKESKMPGHGGGGHSH; this is translated from the coding sequence ATGGCATTCAACATGTTCAGGCTCCGAATCGCCCTGGTCGCGGTGGCCCTGTTGGGAAGCGCGGGCTGCCAGTCCTCGCCAAAAATACAGCAGACCGTGTTACCTGCACCAGTCGGGACGAATGTTGCTGCGGTCCACCACAATGACGAAGGCCTTCTCGCCTATCAGCAGGGACAGTGGGAGAGCGCGAGGCAACATTTCGAAGCGGCAATCACGGCATCCCCGGAATTGGCCGAAGCCCACTACAACCTCGGGATGGTGCTGTATCGGCTTGGTGCATTGAGTGAGGGGGCTGCGCATTTCATCAAGGCGGCGAACTTGGCGCCGGGGGACAAAATCATCTGGAATTCACCCCCTCTCGCTGGCGTATCAGTTCCGGAAAAAGAGAGCAAAATGCCAGGTCACGGAGGAGGCGGGCATAGTCACTGA
- a CDS encoding cation transporting ATPase C-terminal domain-containing protein, giving the protein MRLSLSLLLHNGKNGCCDDTTKVRHSRARTLAFTIMAIVQHGHTLTCRHERRSVFTIGVWTNKPLLWVRKDWHVFRLP; this is encoded by the coding sequence GTGAGACTGAGTCTGAGCCTCTTGCTTCACAATGGAAAGAATGGATGTTGCGATGACACTACGAAAGTCAGGCACTCACGGGCGCGCACGTTGGCTTTTACCATTATGGCCATAGTTCAGCATGGCCATACGCTCACCTGTCGACATGAGCGGCGCTCGGTGTTCACCATCGGGGTGTGGACCAACAAGCCGTTGTTATGGGTGAGGAAGGATTGGCACGTCTTCAGGCTGCCATAG
- a CDS encoding TolC family protein: MGRTLVQYKTVCLIGIISLLGSIWCGESSPASANTGVFKLEEVIELALNRNPAMAGAAAAVKQSRGERTAAGAYMNPSISGTAGRGAITDPRTGVVILEHQVTIEQPVELPGKRRARQGAADAGLAAAQAGVEHTRLTVLSDVKVAFYQLLLAQRDVELTIQNLATMQEIFQMIKARVDAGQARPFEAVKASVELQKAEKDLSRSQNGLIVARVRVDVLTAGALGKNFVVGGDFLSFPQELALDELTARSLESHPMLRRLSKRIEQAEHSIVQERESRLPYIALSGTYIREAGNQDFLMGLRIPLPLWYRRQGEIEAALGARERTEAERMSAQNELVRNVTEQVQGAQTARQQLDVFEKGLLKQAEEALRIARISFKQGATSLLDVIDAQRVSRQMLLEYAQARADLSVALARLERWTGELR; encoded by the coding sequence ATGGGGAGGACTCTTGTGCAATACAAAACCGTGTGTCTTATTGGCATTATCTCGCTACTAGGCAGCATCTGGTGCGGGGAGTCATCGCCCGCCAGCGCTAATACAGGTGTATTCAAGCTCGAGGAAGTCATTGAGCTTGCGTTGAATCGGAACCCGGCAATGGCCGGCGCGGCAGCCGCTGTCAAGCAGAGTCGGGGAGAGCGAACCGCGGCTGGTGCATATATGAACCCGTCGATTAGTGGGACAGCGGGACGTGGGGCGATCACGGATCCAAGAACGGGCGTCGTCATTCTTGAGCATCAAGTGACCATTGAACAACCCGTGGAGTTGCCGGGGAAGCGTCGGGCCCGCCAAGGGGCCGCTGACGCGGGTCTGGCGGCGGCCCAGGCGGGAGTCGAGCATACACGACTGACGGTGCTGTCCGATGTCAAAGTGGCCTTCTATCAGCTGTTGCTGGCGCAACGAGACGTCGAACTGACGATCCAAAACCTGGCGACGATGCAAGAGATCTTTCAAATGATCAAAGCTCGGGTCGATGCGGGCCAAGCGAGGCCGTTTGAAGCCGTGAAAGCGAGCGTCGAATTGCAGAAAGCCGAAAAAGATCTGAGCCGGAGCCAAAATGGGTTGATCGTCGCACGGGTCCGAGTCGACGTGTTGACAGCCGGGGCGCTGGGGAAAAACTTTGTGGTGGGCGGGGACTTCTTGTCGTTCCCCCAGGAACTCGCGTTAGATGAACTGACGGCGCGTTCGCTGGAATCGCATCCGATGCTCCGGAGACTCTCCAAGCGGATCGAACAAGCTGAGCACAGCATTGTGCAGGAACGGGAGTCTCGCCTTCCCTACATCGCGCTCTCGGGTACGTACATCCGGGAAGCTGGCAATCAAGATTTCCTCATGGGGTTGAGGATTCCTCTTCCACTTTGGTACCGGCGGCAGGGGGAAATCGAAGCCGCCTTGGGGGCAAGGGAGCGTACCGAAGCGGAGCGAATGTCGGCGCAGAATGAGCTGGTGAGGAACGTGACTGAGCAGGTCCAGGGAGCGCAAACGGCGCGGCAGCAGCTCGACGTGTTTGAAAAGGGATTGTTGAAGCAAGCGGAGGAGGCGCTCAGGATCGCCAGGATCAGTTTCAAGCAGGGCGCGACCAGCTTGTTAGATGTGATTGACGCACAACGCGTCTCCCGCCAAATGCTGCTGGAGTATGCCCAGGCGCGGGCCGATCTGTCTGTCGCTCTGGCGAGGCTAGAACGCTGGACGGGAGAGCTTCGATGA
- a CDS encoding efflux RND transporter periplasmic adaptor subunit, translated as MSGLSDFLSAGAETRLTLADPSRHAGGLSTRKSPMSQNMFVLVVSSLISVVVGCSERKIEPPPPKATAEQEPGKAAHQKGNTPQTETSAPHQLTVPPQALEGQTFQTAVVERRVFRDEIQATASIKPNEYRLFHLSPRIEGRVLDVMAELGDQVKEGQPLALFDSIELGQKKATFLQGVTNRDVDYRNYIREKGLFEQRISSEKEYLEAKGTYEKSMASYRAAYEALRLVGLSDDEIKKIGWSEKGKALSSFALVAPQAGTVIERNITRGELLTPKDNAFTIADLSTVWILLDIYEQHLATVQVGSEVEITVDAYPKERFRGKIAYLGYVLNSDTRTVDARVEIANHDRRLRPGMFARAALILPSTQEDQKVLVIPQDAIQQVDEKSVAFVEERPGAYTVRPVLVGRKSGNDAEVHSGVAEGERVVTQGSFDLKSILLKERIAGD; from the coding sequence ATGAGCGGGTTGAGTGATTTCTTAAGCGCAGGCGCGGAAACCAGGCTCACCCTGGCAGACCCCTCACGCCACGCCGGTGGTCTTTCAACCAGGAAGTCTCCCATGAGCCAGAATATGTTCGTTCTAGTGGTGTCTTCCCTTATCTCTGTTGTCGTAGGTTGTAGCGAGCGCAAGATCGAGCCACCGCCGCCGAAGGCAACGGCCGAGCAGGAGCCAGGCAAGGCTGCTCATCAGAAGGGCAATACTCCACAAACTGAGACCAGTGCGCCACACCAACTGACAGTCCCACCTCAGGCACTCGAAGGACAAACGTTCCAGACCGCCGTCGTTGAACGTCGAGTCTTCCGGGATGAAATTCAAGCCACTGCGAGCATCAAGCCGAACGAATATCGGCTGTTCCATCTCAGTCCCCGAATCGAAGGCCGAGTGCTTGATGTCATGGCAGAGCTCGGTGATCAAGTTAAAGAGGGGCAGCCGTTGGCGTTGTTCGACAGCATTGAGCTAGGACAGAAAAAAGCAACATTTCTCCAAGGTGTGACCAATCGCGATGTGGACTATCGCAACTATATCCGAGAAAAAGGCTTGTTCGAGCAACGCATTTCCTCGGAGAAGGAATATCTGGAAGCCAAGGGTACCTACGAGAAAAGCATGGCGTCCTATCGGGCCGCCTACGAAGCCCTGCGGCTCGTGGGCCTTTCGGACGATGAAATCAAGAAGATCGGCTGGAGTGAGAAGGGGAAGGCTCTCTCCTCCTTCGCGTTGGTGGCTCCACAAGCAGGGACGGTGATCGAGCGGAACATCACTCGTGGTGAACTGCTTACACCGAAGGACAATGCCTTCACCATCGCGGATCTTTCCACCGTCTGGATCCTCCTCGATATCTATGAACAGCATCTGGCGACTGTCCAAGTCGGGAGCGAGGTGGAGATCACCGTGGACGCATATCCGAAGGAGCGATTTCGCGGGAAGATCGCCTATCTCGGTTACGTGCTGAATTCGGATACACGAACCGTCGACGCACGGGTCGAGATTGCAAACCACGACCGCCGTCTGCGACCCGGCATGTTTGCCCGAGCGGCCCTCATTCTTCCCAGCACGCAAGAAGACCAAAAGGTCTTGGTCATCCCCCAGGACGCCATTCAACAGGTCGATGAGAAGTCGGTGGCATTTGTGGAGGAGCGCCCGGGCGCCTATACGGTCCGGCCGGTTCTTGTCGGCCGTAAGTCAGGAAACGACGCGGAGGTGCATTCCGGCGTAGCTGAAGGCGAGCGGGTTGTCACTCAAGGATCCTTCGATCTCAAGTCCATTCTGTTGAAGGAACGGATCGCGGGAGACTAG
- a CDS encoding efflux RND transporter permease subunit yields the protein MLNSLFEFSLRNRFLVLVFVGLIIAAGVYAMRKLPIDAVPDVTPNQVQILTDSPGLGPVEVEKFITFPVETALSGLPGITLIRSVSRFGLSAVTVYFEERMDIYFCRRLVMERLPRARQAIPPGFGNPEMGPISTGLGEVFQFEVKGQGFSLMQLRTILDWDIALKLRSVPGVVEVNSYGGELQTYEVVLDASKLVAYKIPMGRVFEAIERNNANAGGGYIVHAQEQYLIRGEGLVQTLEDLNNIVVATGHDGTPITIRNIAQTRFEPLIRQGAVTRDEGGEVVTGVALMLIGENSRVVVNRIKAKLTEIQKSLPPGVTVDPFYDRTDLVRNTIQTVATNLTEGALLVIAVLFLLLGNLRAGLIVASVIPLSMLVALTGMLAAGISGNLMSLGAIDFGLIVDGSVVMIENIMRHLAARQKELRRRPSPDEIRQVILQSGREVLRPIFFAVGIIIIVYLPILTLQGVEGKMFRPMALTVIFALVAALVLAFTVAPVFVSLFLRREVSDQETWVVRWTKRMYQPLLSQTLRHPAITAAAAAVIFAGSLALASLLGAEFIPKLDEGAIALQAWRFPSVALEESVKSTNRIGQILGQFPEVATVVPRTGRPEIATDPMGVEVSDVYIILKPKSEWKTAQTKAELIEAFDRALKAAVPGTIFSYSQPIELRVQELIAGVRSDIAITIFGEDMDTLKRLGDQVVQVVSGVQGAADTKAEQVAGMPYLRVIINREAIARYGINASEILGTVEAIGGRVAGQVVKGNQRFFIQVRFRPEDRSNFDRIKDIRVADPSGRQIPLSQLTDIRTETGLAQISRENIHRRLAVETNVRSRDLASFVAEAQRAVEAQIPLPKGYWIEWGGQFQQLQEASTRLAIVVPIALFLIFVLLYSTFNAVGPAMLIFLNVPLAATGGIIALALRGMPFSISAAVGFIALFGVAVLNGVVLMAYILDLQKQGLSRAEAASQGAMIRLRPVLMTALVASLGFVPMALSTSAGAEVQQPLATVVIGGLVTSTALTLLVLPTLYVWEERLREAWAQRRGKAEEVSVPYGQEV from the coding sequence ATGTTGAACTCACTCTTTGAATTTTCGTTGCGCAACCGATTTCTCGTGCTGGTGTTTGTGGGCCTCATTATTGCTGCCGGCGTCTATGCTATGCGGAAGTTGCCGATCGATGCCGTGCCCGACGTGACGCCGAATCAGGTGCAAATCCTCACCGACTCGCCCGGCTTGGGTCCCGTTGAGGTCGAGAAGTTCATTACCTTTCCAGTTGAAACGGCGCTGTCAGGGCTGCCAGGCATCACCCTGATCCGCTCGGTGTCCCGTTTTGGGCTGTCCGCCGTCACCGTGTACTTCGAGGAAAGGATGGACATTTATTTCTGCCGGCGACTTGTCATGGAACGGCTACCGCGGGCGCGGCAGGCAATTCCACCGGGATTCGGCAATCCCGAGATGGGCCCGATTTCGACGGGATTGGGGGAGGTCTTCCAGTTCGAGGTCAAGGGCCAAGGCTTTTCCCTCATGCAGCTACGCACGATTCTTGATTGGGACATCGCCTTGAAGTTGCGGTCCGTTCCGGGTGTCGTCGAGGTGAACAGCTACGGAGGGGAGCTCCAAACGTACGAAGTGGTGCTCGATGCGAGCAAATTGGTGGCGTACAAGATTCCGATGGGCCGAGTCTTCGAGGCAATCGAACGCAATAACGCCAACGCCGGCGGCGGATACATCGTGCACGCGCAAGAGCAATATCTGATCCGCGGCGAGGGGTTGGTGCAAACGTTAGAGGACCTTAACAATATCGTCGTGGCGACGGGACACGATGGGACACCGATCACGATTCGCAACATCGCGCAGACACGCTTTGAACCACTGATACGGCAGGGAGCGGTCACCCGGGACGAGGGCGGTGAAGTCGTGACGGGCGTGGCCCTCATGCTCATCGGAGAAAATTCGCGGGTCGTCGTCAACCGTATCAAAGCGAAACTCACGGAAATCCAGAAGTCGCTCCCGCCCGGCGTGACGGTCGACCCCTTCTATGACCGAACCGACCTGGTGCGCAATACCATTCAAACGGTCGCTACAAATCTCACCGAAGGCGCCCTCCTCGTGATCGCCGTCCTGTTTCTCCTACTGGGCAACCTTCGGGCCGGCCTCATCGTGGCCTCGGTGATCCCGCTCTCGATGTTGGTCGCGCTCACCGGCATGCTGGCCGCCGGCATTTCGGGTAACCTCATGAGCCTTGGGGCGATCGATTTCGGCCTTATTGTGGATGGGTCGGTCGTGATGATTGAAAACATCATGCGGCATTTGGCTGCGCGGCAGAAAGAACTGCGACGCCGGCCGAGCCCCGACGAGATCCGGCAAGTGATTTTACAATCCGGGCGGGAAGTGCTCCGCCCGATCTTCTTTGCCGTCGGCATCATCATCATCGTTTACCTGCCGATTTTGACGCTGCAAGGCGTCGAAGGAAAGATGTTTCGACCGATGGCGCTGACGGTCATCTTTGCGCTCGTGGCTGCGCTCGTCCTCGCGTTCACGGTGGCCCCGGTCTTCGTGAGCCTCTTCCTCCGCAGAGAAGTCAGTGACCAAGAAACGTGGGTGGTGCGCTGGACCAAACGAATGTACCAGCCGCTCCTATCACAGACCCTCCGGCATCCGGCGATCACCGCTGCCGCTGCCGCCGTCATCTTTGCCGGCAGCCTGGCGCTCGCGTCGTTGCTGGGAGCGGAATTTATTCCCAAGTTGGATGAAGGAGCGATCGCGCTGCAAGCCTGGCGGTTTCCGAGTGTTGCCTTAGAGGAATCAGTCAAGAGTACGAACCGGATTGGGCAAATTTTGGGGCAGTTTCCGGAGGTCGCCACCGTTGTCCCACGAACCGGTCGTCCAGAGATTGCCACCGATCCAATGGGGGTCGAGGTCAGTGACGTCTACATAATCTTGAAGCCCAAGTCGGAGTGGAAGACGGCTCAGACGAAAGCGGAGCTGATTGAGGCCTTCGATCGGGCGCTCAAGGCGGCGGTGCCCGGCACCATCTTCAGTTACTCTCAGCCCATTGAGTTGCGGGTGCAGGAGCTGATTGCCGGGGTGCGTTCCGATATTGCCATCACGATTTTCGGCGAAGATATGGACACGCTTAAACGCCTGGGCGATCAAGTGGTGCAAGTGGTCTCTGGGGTTCAGGGGGCCGCCGACACCAAGGCCGAACAAGTTGCGGGCATGCCGTACCTGCGAGTCATCATCAACCGCGAGGCGATCGCTCGATATGGCATCAATGCCTCGGAGATTCTCGGGACCGTCGAAGCCATCGGTGGACGTGTTGCGGGGCAGGTCGTCAAAGGCAATCAACGCTTCTTCATTCAGGTCCGCTTTCGGCCAGAAGATCGGAGCAATTTCGATCGGATCAAGGACATCCGAGTCGCCGATCCTTCAGGTCGGCAGATACCACTCAGTCAGCTCACGGACATTCGGACGGAGACCGGTTTGGCGCAGATCAGCCGGGAAAATATTCACCGGCGCCTGGCGGTGGAAACCAATGTCCGAAGCCGGGATTTAGCGAGTTTCGTGGCCGAGGCGCAGCGAGCCGTGGAAGCTCAGATCCCCTTACCAAAAGGGTATTGGATCGAGTGGGGAGGACAGTTCCAACAATTGCAGGAGGCATCCACGCGGCTGGCGATCGTCGTCCCGATCGCATTGTTTCTCATCTTCGTGCTGCTCTATTCGACCTTCAACGCGGTTGGGCCGGCGATGCTGATTTTTCTGAATGTGCCACTGGCGGCCACCGGCGGCATCATCGCCCTGGCGCTCCGCGGCATGCCCTTTTCGATTTCGGCCGCGGTCGGGTTTATTGCGCTGTTCGGAGTCGCGGTCCTCAACGGCGTCGTACTGATGGCCTACATCCTTGATTTGCAGAAACAGGGCCTGTCTCGTGCGGAAGCCGCTTCTCAAGGAGCCATGATTCGTCTGCGTCCGGTGCTGATGACGGCATTGGTGGCCAGCCTCGGTTTTGTGCCGATGGCCCTCTCGACCTCCGCGGGGGCGGAAGTGCAGCAGCCGTTAGCCACCGTGGTCATCGGTGGACTCGTGACCTCCACCGCCTTGACCCTCCTGGTGCTGCCAACCCTGTATGTTTGGGAAGAGCGGCTGCGAGAAGCGTGGGCCCAACGGAGAGGGAAGGCTGAAGAAGTGTCAGTGCCTTACGGGCAGGAAGTGTAG
- a CDS encoding response regulator transcription factor, protein MKAILVVDDDPDILLLCRDRFEGWGYVVHSAASGEQALALLSTLEIHAMLLDLHLPGLEGAEVLRLIREQGLGLPILLISAAHSGQPNKLVGPNGAQGFLPKPFDIVELEHWVRQWVGAP, encoded by the coding sequence GTGAAAGCCATTCTGGTGGTCGACGATGATCCGGATATCCTACTCCTCTGTCGAGATCGGTTTGAGGGCTGGGGCTATGTCGTTCACAGCGCGGCCAGTGGGGAGCAGGCCTTAGCCTTGCTCTCTACGCTTGAGATTCATGCCATGCTTCTCGATCTACATCTCCCAGGGCTGGAAGGAGCCGAGGTGCTCCGACTGATCAGAGAGCAGGGCCTCGGGTTACCGATTCTGTTGATCAGCGCTGCTCACTCCGGACAGCCGAACAAGTTGGTGGGGCCGAATGGTGCCCAAGGCTTTCTGCCCAAGCCCTTCGACATTGTCGAGCTCGAGCATTGGGTCAGGCAATGGGTGGGTGCTCCCTAG
- a CDS encoding cation transporter, whose translation MNRKEASVADSVAPNLWTNSERRRAVARGRKLEYITIGYNSLEGLIAVVAGFIAGSIALVGFGFDSLIEVTSGAALLWRLHADVDECRRERVEAIALRIVGLCFLVLAVYVSYDSLSSLLHREPPDPSLAGIILAVLSLIVMPLLVRAKRKVATVLGSAAMSADAKQTELCTYLSAILLGGLLLNALFGWWWADPIAALVMVPIIAKEGIEAVRGETCCD comes from the coding sequence ATGAATAGAAAGGAAGCCTCTGTTGCCGATTCAGTCGCCCCAAATCTCTGGACCAATTCTGAGCGTCGCCGCGCCGTCGCACGCGGCCGCAAATTGGAATACATCACGATCGGCTATAACAGCCTTGAAGGCTTGATTGCGGTCGTCGCTGGCTTTATCGCGGGCAGTATTGCGCTGGTCGGCTTTGGATTCGACAGTCTGATCGAAGTGACCTCCGGCGCAGCCTTGTTGTGGCGGCTGCACGCTGATGTGGACGAATGCCGTCGCGAGAGGGTAGAAGCCATTGCGCTGCGCATCGTTGGCCTCTGCTTCTTAGTGCTTGCCGTCTACGTCAGCTATGACTCGCTTAGTTCACTCCTCCACCGAGAGCCTCCCGATCCCAGCCTGGCCGGCATCATTCTCGCTGTGCTTTCGCTGATCGTGATGCCGCTTCTCGTCCGAGCGAAGCGGAAAGTCGCCACTGTTCTTGGTAGTGCAGCCATGAGCGCTGATGCCAAGCAAACGGAACTCTGCACATATCTTTCAGCAATTCTCTTGGGTGGGCTACTTCTGAACGCCCTATTCGGCTGGTGGTGGGCCGATCCCATCGCCGCTCTCGTCATGGTGCCTATTATTGCGAAAGAGGGGATCGAAGCAGTCCGAGGCGAAACGTGTTGTGACTAG
- a CDS encoding cation diffusion facilitator family transporter, translated as MKSADHNEGAHVHSNTESRSRQQKNLRRILLLTGVFMVVEVIAGLFTGSLALLADAGHMLTDVAALSLSAFAMWMAGKPSTPENTYGYHRAEILAAVVNAVVLLFLAIWILYEAYDRFREPTQVLGLPMLLVGLVGLAVNLASMKLLDGHVDESLNVRSAYLEVVSDAISSIGVILGGAIVWMTGWVPIDPLLSVGISLFIVWRTWELLSQAVHVLMEGVPTGVDAREVGRAMADVPGVKGIHDLHIWTITSGLDALSSHVVVPVGEDRDAVLQHLQQLLAEQFGIEHVTLQIVEQGSDRIRIDSQSSRNVIE; from the coding sequence ATGAAGTCGGCCGACCACAACGAAGGAGCTCACGTGCATAGCAACACAGAAAGCAGATCTCGACAGCAAAAGAATCTGCGACGCATCTTGCTGCTCACCGGGGTATTTATGGTCGTCGAAGTGATCGCCGGCCTCTTCACGGGAAGTTTGGCGTTGTTGGCTGACGCCGGTCACATGCTGACGGATGTGGCGGCACTGAGCCTGAGTGCATTTGCCATGTGGATGGCTGGGAAACCATCGACTCCGGAGAACACCTATGGCTACCATCGCGCGGAGATTCTTGCCGCGGTTGTCAATGCCGTGGTGCTGCTGTTCCTTGCGATATGGATTCTCTACGAGGCCTATGACCGCTTTAGGGAGCCAACCCAGGTGCTTGGTCTTCCGATGTTACTGGTTGGACTAGTTGGATTGGCGGTGAACCTTGCGAGTATGAAACTTCTCGACGGCCATGTTGACGAGAGTCTGAATGTGCGCAGCGCCTATCTTGAAGTGGTGAGTGATGCGATCAGTTCCATCGGCGTCATTCTCGGTGGCGCGATTGTGTGGATGACCGGATGGGTGCCCATCGATCCACTCCTCAGCGTGGGGATCAGCCTCTTCATTGTCTGGCGCACATGGGAGCTCCTTTCCCAAGCCGTTCATGTCCTCATGGAAGGAGTTCCAACTGGTGTGGATGCACGGGAGGTCGGGCGGGCGATGGCTGACGTACCGGGCGTGAAGGGGATACACGACCTTCACATCTGGACCATCACGTCCGGTCTGGATGCACTCAGTTCCCATGTTGTGGTCCCGGTTGGGGAAGATCGAGATGCGGTCCTGCAACACCTGCAACAACTGTTGGCAGAGCAGTTTGGGATTGAACATGTCACGTTGCAGATTGTGGAGCAAGGTTCGGATCGGATTCGTATCGATTCTCAGTCTTCTCGCAATGTGATTGAATGA
- a CDS encoding YnfA family protein yields MSLLASIGLFILAGLCEIGGGYLVWLWLREGKPIGYALAGALILVLYAIIPTLQTAHFSRVYAAYGGMFIVLSLLWGWGFDGTRPDRFDAIGCLICLIGMTVIMYVPRT; encoded by the coding sequence ATGTCTCTGCTCGCTTCGATAGGACTGTTCATACTTGCTGGGCTTTGTGAAATTGGCGGCGGTTACCTGGTGTGGTTATGGCTCCGTGAGGGGAAGCCGATCGGCTACGCACTCGCCGGTGCTCTTATCTTAGTACTCTATGCAATCATTCCAACTTTGCAGACGGCCCACTTTAGTCGAGTCTATGCGGCATACGGAGGGATGTTCATCGTATTGTCGCTGCTCTGGGGATGGGGCTTCGATGGCACGCGACCGGACAGATTCGACGCGATTGGTTGTCTCATCTGCCTGATTGGCATGACGGTTATCATGTATGTGCCACGGACCTGA
- a CDS encoding DMT family transporter: MRSNQRRGAACGLAAAALFGMSPPLAKLLLPEAGPLLIAGLLYLGAGMGLLVFERVFYRGSETSRRETQVGPSDRWLLAGIVFTGGILGPVFMLWGLQRVTGVFGSLLLNLEAPFTIVLALLLFREHLGRVEGVGAVLIIIAAALLQYRSGDLRPDVWGFFAIAGACLAWALDNNLSQRLSFRDPIVVTRIKTLSAGVCTLSLAVVVDHSLPRPLILIAALLLGVLSYGVSLVLDMQALRLLGAAREAGFFATAPFIGALAAVPLLGERWGSHEIVATVVMVLGVGLLLSARHHHIHVHAEVLHDHTHVHEDHHDHEHEGEHPIEEPHAHLHGHLPLMHDHPHVSDLHHRHEHG; this comes from the coding sequence GTGCGATCGAATCAGAGACGGGGTGCTGCATGCGGGTTAGCGGCAGCGGCTCTCTTTGGAATGAGTCCTCCGCTCGCCAAGCTCCTGCTTCCCGAGGCTGGACCCCTTCTCATCGCGGGTTTGCTCTATCTTGGAGCCGGAATGGGACTCCTTGTCTTTGAGAGGGTGTTCTACCGTGGATCTGAAACCTCACGGCGCGAGACACAAGTTGGGCCTTCCGATCGATGGTTATTGGCGGGCATCGTCTTCACAGGCGGCATCCTAGGACCTGTCTTCATGCTGTGGGGGTTACAACGCGTGACGGGAGTGTTCGGCTCGCTGCTGCTGAACTTGGAAGCGCCCTTCACGATTGTGTTGGCCCTGCTGCTCTTTCGAGAACACCTCGGGCGGGTCGAGGGAGTTGGCGCCGTGCTGATCATCATCGCGGCTGCGCTCCTTCAGTACCGATCGGGGGATCTGCGTCCTGATGTGTGGGGATTCTTCGCCATCGCCGGCGCCTGCCTCGCGTGGGCGCTAGATAACAATTTGAGTCAGCGATTATCCTTTCGCGATCCAATCGTCGTGACGCGGATCAAGACATTAAGCGCGGGGGTCTGTACGCTGAGTCTCGCTGTCGTGGTCGATCACAGCTTGCCTCGGCCACTGATCCTCATCGCCGCCTTGCTGCTGGGGGTTCTCAGCTATGGTGTGAGTCTCGTGTTGGATATGCAGGCGCTCCGTCTGTTAGGAGCCGCACGGGAAGCCGGATTCTTTGCGACCGCGCCGTTTATAGGTGCCCTGGCCGCTGTGCCTCTTTTAGGTGAACGCTGGGGATCACATGAAATCGTCGCCACGGTTGTGATGGTGCTGGGAGTGGGACTGCTGCTCAGCGCCCGTCATCACCACATCCACGTCCATGCGGAGGTTCTGCATGACCATACCCATGTGCACGAGGACCACCACGACCATGAGCATGAGGGAGAGCATCCGATTGAGGAGCCACATGCACATCTGCATGGGCATCTTCCCCTGATGCATGACCATCCGCATGTCTCCGATCTCCATCACCGCCATGAACATGGGTAG
- a CDS encoding cation-transporting P-type ATPase: MMSEPLELERRLDHEEWIIEREVNIRLVAAGINELSEALPPSPLKIFLAQFSSLIVWVLVGAAIVSGLPQEWVETAAILTIVALNAIPGFVQGFRAERSLSALKQLSGGERDLGFLRLSGL, from the coding sequence ATGATGTCCGAACCGCTGGAACTTGAACGGCGCTTGGACCATGAGGAGTGGATCATTGAGCGAGAAGTCAATATTCGGCTTGTTGCTGCTGGTATCAATGAACTGTCTGAGGCTCTTCCTCCCTCTCCTCTCAAGATTTTCCTGGCTCAATTCTCCAGTCTCATCGTCTGGGTCCTCGTCGGCGCGGCAATCGTGTCCGGCCTGCCACAGGAATGGGTCGAGACTGCGGCGATCCTCACCATCGTGGCCTTGAATGCCATCCCGGGGTTTGTCCAGGGATTTCGAGCTGAGCGGTCGCTGTCAGCCCTGAAACAACTCTCAGGAGGGGAGCGCGATCTAGGCTTCTTAAGATTGAGTGGTCTATGA